The sequence below is a genomic window from Synechococcus sp. PCC 7335.
CAACAGTAGTTTTTTCAATAGCCCGACATAGCGAAAGCTTTGGAATCGCCGCAGCAATAGCTCTTTAGGAATTATCCACCAGCCTTTTTGGGCTACTCTCGCTTGAATTAAACGATCTATCCAGATTGGATCCGCTTGATTTCGAAGCCTAATCAACACGTCGGCGTCCTGCCCATGATTGCAAACTCATGTACAAAGTAGTCCCATGCATTAGGTTTGCCAGCTTGAGCTACCTCACAGATCTGCCAGCTAAGATAGTTATCAGGAATAGAGCTTGTTAGTTTGGTTAAAGCTTGATATGAAACAGTAGAAGTATCGTCAGTG
It includes:
- a CDS encoding glycosyltransferase; this encodes MKISVGILAYNEADCIEATIRSLLAQSVFQPPYLDCTFEIIVVPNGCTDDTSTVSYQALTKLTSSIPDNYLSWQICEVAQAGKPNAWDYFVHEFAIMGRTPTC